One genomic region from Terriglobus aquaticus encodes:
- a CDS encoding glutathionylspermidine synthase family protein yields the protein MHRFEHAPRADWRNKVETAGLTFHSPDDLTSAVPGAVYWDESAHYEFTSTEIDMLEAAANELQTMCLAAAQHVIDQRRYTDLSIPPQAVPLIEWAWENEPPALYGRFDLMYNGQGSPKLLEYNADTPTSLLEAAVIQWDWLKDTHADADQFNSLHERLIAKWQDVAPYLRQPVHFASVDTDEDMLTTTYLRDTAQQAGLRTEQLLMHEIGWDDDANRFVDLQNNTIYSLFKLYPWESLLTETYGPAALAFYRSIIWIEPIWKMLLSNKGILPILWELYPDHPLLLEAYFDEPRGMREYVRKPLLSREGANITTVTAQGTTQTPGDYGGGRFVCQALAPPACFQAGGEGIRLYGQPGTADLRYPVLGLWMIDQECGGMGVRESRTPVTGNLSSFVPHLFR from the coding sequence ATGCATCGCTTCGAACACGCACCGCGTGCAGACTGGCGCAACAAAGTCGAGACTGCCGGACTCACTTTTCATTCGCCCGATGACCTGACCAGCGCTGTGCCGGGTGCCGTCTACTGGGACGAGTCCGCGCATTACGAGTTCACCAGCACCGAGATCGACATGCTGGAAGCGGCCGCCAACGAGCTGCAAACCATGTGCCTCGCTGCCGCGCAGCACGTGATCGATCAGAGACGCTACACCGACCTGTCGATTCCGCCCCAGGCGGTTCCGCTGATCGAGTGGGCGTGGGAGAACGAGCCGCCCGCACTCTACGGCCGCTTCGACCTGATGTACAACGGCCAGGGCTCGCCCAAGCTGCTGGAGTACAACGCCGACACGCCCACTTCCCTACTGGAAGCTGCGGTCATCCAGTGGGACTGGCTGAAGGACACCCACGCCGATGCCGACCAGTTCAATAGCCTGCATGAACGTCTGATTGCCAAGTGGCAGGACGTCGCCCCGTACCTGCGCCAGCCCGTGCACTTCGCCAGCGTCGATACCGACGAGGACATGCTCACCACCACCTACCTGCGCGATACCGCGCAGCAGGCCGGCCTGCGCACCGAGCAGTTGTTGATGCACGAGATTGGCTGGGACGACGACGCGAACCGCTTCGTCGACCTCCAGAACAACACCATCTACTCGCTCTTCAAGCTCTACCCCTGGGAGTCACTGCTCACCGAGACGTACGGCCCGGCCGCGCTCGCCTTCTATCGCAGCATCATCTGGATCGAACCCATCTGGAAAATGCTGCTCTCCAACAAGGGCATCCTGCCAATCCTGTGGGAGCTCTACCCCGACCACCCGCTGTTGCTGGAGGCGTACTTCGACGAGCCGCGCGGCATGCGCGAGTACGTCAGGAAACCGCTGCTTAGCCGCGAGGGCGCCAACATCACGACGGTCACCGCGCAGGGAACGACACAAACGCCGGGCGATTACGGCGGCGGCCGCTTCGTCTGCCAGGCGTTGGCTCCGCCGGCCTGCTTCCAGGCAGGTGGCGAGGGCATTCGCTTGTACGGCCAGCCCGGCACTGCGGATCTCCGTTATCCCGTCCTCGGGCTGTGGATGATCGATCAGGAGTGCGGTGGCATGGGCGTGCGCGAATCACGAACACCGGTCACCGGCAATCTCAGCAGCTTCGTACCCCACTTGTTCCGCTGA